A single Pangasianodon hypophthalmus isolate fPanHyp1 chromosome 27, fPanHyp1.pri, whole genome shotgun sequence DNA region contains:
- the msna gene encoding moesin a, which translates to MPKTISVRVTTMDAELEFAILPNTTGKQLFDQVVKTIGLREVWFFGLQYQDTKGFPTWLKLNKKVTAQDVRKESPLLFKFRAKFYPEDVSEELIQEATQRLFFLQVKEGILNDDIYCPPETAVLLASYAVQAKYADYNKDVHTPGYLSNDKLLPQRVLEQHKLNKEQWEERIQVWHEEHKSMLREDSMMEYLKIAQDLEMYGVNYFSIKNKKGTELWLGVDALGLNIYEQNDKMTPKIGFPWSEIRNISFNDKKFVIKPIDKKAPDFVFYAPRLRINKRILALCMGNHELYMRRRKPDTIEVQQMKAQAKEEKNHKKMERAMLENEKKKREQAEKEKEKIEKEKEELMERLRQIEEQTKKAQQELEEQTRRALELEQERKRAQEEAERLEKERRLAEEAKVTLLQQSENQMKNQEHLATELAELTSKISLLEDAKKKKEEEASLWQQKATLVQEDLEKTKEELKNTVMAAHVQEPVHGESDHDESDESSAEASAELTNAAAYKDRSEEERMTEAEKNERVQKHLQALSTELANARDETKKTQNDIIHAENVRAGRDKYKTLRQIRSGNTKQRIDEFECM; encoded by the exons ATCAGTGTTCGTGTGACTACGATGGATGCGGAGCTGGAGTTCGCCATCCTGCCCAACACCACCGGCAAGCAGCTCTTcgatcag gtggtgAAGACCATCGGCCTGAGGGAGGTGTGGTTTTTTGGCCTGCAGTACCAGGACACCAAGGGCTTCCCAACCTGGCTCAAACTCAAcaagaag gtgacaGCGCAGGACGTGCGTAAGGAGAGCCCACTGTTGTTTAAGTTTCGGGCGAAGTTTTACCCGGAGGACGTCTCTGAGGAGCTGATACAGGAGGCCACGCAGAGACTCTTCtttctgcag gtgaaggAGGGAATTCTGAATGATGATATCTACTGCCCCCCTGAGACCGCCGTGTTACTCGCCTCATACGCCGTTCAGGCCAAATACGCCGACTACAACAAAGACGTACACACACCTGGATACCTGTCCAACGACAAGCTCCTCCcccagag AGTTCTGGAGCAGCACAAGCTGAATAAGGAGCAGTGGGAGGAGCGAATTCAGGTGTGGCATGAGGAACACAAGAGCATGctcag ggaggACTCGATGATGGAGTACCTGAAGATTGCTCAGGATTTGGAGATGTACGGCGTGAACTACTTCAGCATTAAGAATAAGAAAGGCACGGAGCTGTGGCTGGGCGTGGACGCGCTCGGACTCAACATCTACGAGCAAAACGACAA GATGACGCCGAAGATCGGTTTCCCGTGGAGCGAGATCAGAAACATCTCCTTCAACGACAAGAAGTTCGTCATCAAACCCATCGATAAGAAAGCACCG GACTTTGTGTTCTACGCCCCTCGTCTGCGCATTAATAAGCGTATCCTGGCCCTGTGTATGGGGAACCACGAGCTGTACATGCGGCGCAGGAAACCCGACACCATCGAGGTGCAGCAGATGAAGGCGCAGGCCAAAGAGGAGAAAAACCACAAGAAGATGGAGAG ggccatGCTGGAGaacgagaagaagaagagagagcaggcagaaaaggagaaggagaagattgagaaggagaaggaggagctgatggagagactgagacagatcGAAGAGCAGACCAAGAAAGCTCAACAAg agcTGGAAGAGCAGACCCGCAGAGCGTTGGAGCTGGagcaggagaggaagagagcacaAGAGGAAGCAGAGCgtctggagaaagagagacggcTCGCAGAGGAGGCCAAAGTCACCTTGCTGCAGCAGTCTGAGAACCAGATGAAGAACCAGGAGCACCTG gccaCTGAGCTGGCAGAGCTTACCTCTAAGATCTCTCTGCTAGAGGAtgcgaagaagaagaaggaggaggaagccTCACTGTGGCAGCAGAAG GCCACCTTGGTCCAGGAGGACCTGGAGAAGACGAAGGAGGAGCTGAAGAACACGGTGATGGCGGCTCACGTGCAGGAACCCGTTCACGGAGAGAGTGATCACGACGAGAGTGATGAGAGCAGTGCGGAGGCCAGTGCCGAACTTACCAACGCTGCTGCGTATAAGGACCGCAGCGAGGAGGAGCGCATGACCGAGGCTGAGAAAAACGAACGAGTGCAGAAACACCTGCAG GCTCTGAGCACGGAGCTGGCTAACGCTCGTGACGAGACGAAGAAAACGCAGAACGACATCATCCATGCGGAGAACGTGCGAGCCGGGCGTGACAAATACAAGACGCTCCGGCAGATCCGTTCCGGAAACACCAAACAGCGTATCGATGAGTTCGAGTGCATGTAA